GATATTTATCGACCTGCTGCTATAAAACAACTACAAACGTTAGGGAAACAGCTGAATATGCCGGTTTTCTCTCTTGGTGACCAAGTGAGCCCGGTGGAAATAGCTAAACAGGCAATCGCGCAAGCAAAAGAAGAACATAATGATTATGTTCTTATTGATACTGCTGGGCGACTCCATATCGATGAAGCATTAATGGATGAGTTAGCTCAAATCAAAGAGGTAACAAACCCTCATGAAATTTTCTTGGTCGTCGATGCAATGACAGGTCAAGACGCTGTTAACGTAGCTGAAAGCTTTAATAGCCAACTTGGAATTACAGGTGTAGTTTTGACGAAGCTTGATGGAGACACACGTGGTGGTGCAGCATTATCGGTAAAGGCTGTTACAGGTAAACCAATTAAGTTTGTTGGTTTGGGAGAAAAGCTTGATGCGCTTGAAGCATTTCATCCTGAACGCATGGCATCTCGTATACTAGGTATGGGGGATGTACTAACATTAATTGAAAAAGCTCAAGCTACAGTTGATGAAGATAAAGCCAAAGAGTTAGAACAAAAAATGAGGACAATGTCCTTTACTTTTGATGACTTTTTGGAACAACTATCCCAAGTTCGTTCAATGGGCCCTCTAGATGACTTAATTAATATGTTACCTGGAGCAAACAAAATGAAAGGTCTAAAGAACGTTCAAGTGGATGAAAAGCAAATTGGTCATGTTGAGGCTATTATTCGCTCGATGACCAAAGTTGAAAAAGTTCAGCCAGAGATTATTAATGCAAGTAGAAAGAAGCGAATTGCAAAAGGAAGCGGAACTTCTGTTCAAGAAGTTAACCGTTTGTTGAAGCAGTTCGAGGACATGAAGAAAATGATGAAACAAATGACGAACATGTCCAAAAGTAAGAAAAAGGGTATGAAATTCCCTTTTATGTAGGGAAAATAATACTGTTAAGAAAAAACACTTTACAAACATATTGATTTTTTGATAATATACTATTCTGTGTGAAATATTTTCGGAGGTGCTTATAATGGCAGTAAAAATTCGTTTAAAACGTATGGGAGCAAAAAAATCTCCTTTTTATCGTATTGTAGTAGCAGATTCACGTTCACCACGTGATGGTAGAATCATCGAAACAGTTGGAACATACAACCCAGTTGCAGAACCAGCTCAAGTAAACATCAATGAAGAGTTAGCTCTTAAGTGGATGCAAGATGGAGCAAAACCATCTGATACTGTTCGTAATCTATTCTCAAAACAAGGGATTATGGAAAAATTCCATAATGCTAAAAACAGTAAGTAACAGTTGTGAATCGGATGAGACAGTTAATTGAAACGATCGTAAAAGCCCTTGTCGAT
This window of the Bacillus sp. SM2101 genome carries:
- the ffh gene encoding signal recognition particle protein, which translates into the protein MAFEGLADRLQNTIKKITGKGKVTEADVKAMMREVRLALLEADVNFKVVKDFVKRVSERSVGQEVMKSLTPGQQVIKVVKEELTELMGGEQSKIAVANRPPTVILMVGLQGAGKTTHTGKIANLLRKKYNKNPLLVAADIYRPAAIKQLQTLGKQLNMPVFSLGDQVSPVEIAKQAIAQAKEEHNDYVLIDTAGRLHIDEALMDELAQIKEVTNPHEIFLVVDAMTGQDAVNVAESFNSQLGITGVVLTKLDGDTRGGAALSVKAVTGKPIKFVGLGEKLDALEAFHPERMASRILGMGDVLTLIEKAQATVDEDKAKELEQKMRTMSFTFDDFLEQLSQVRSMGPLDDLINMLPGANKMKGLKNVQVDEKQIGHVEAIIRSMTKVEKVQPEIINASRKKRIAKGSGTSVQEVNRLLKQFEDMKKMMKQMTNMSKSKKKGMKFPFM
- the rpsP gene encoding 30S ribosomal protein S16 is translated as MAVKIRLKRMGAKKSPFYRIVVADSRSPRDGRIIETVGTYNPVAEPAQVNINEELALKWMQDGAKPSDTVRNLFSKQGIMEKFHNAKNSK